A genomic segment from Antedon mediterranea chromosome 6, ecAntMedi1.1, whole genome shotgun sequence encodes:
- the LOC140052487 gene encoding uncharacterized protein gives MASDFEDDEDLASLRNAALASLNVRSAQPSPLTVNDQQDESNKSKEEVNDEDDNLEALRLAALKTKKAVVPQAVTPQPRGTSQVLSEASGNSVCGNNLISIPLVDTQETNTKETVVPEVKKEVRNDKFSRFQSDSESEEEEEEDVDSIPEIEPSESSADEVADEVDGSEDSDSESIEQSSTDGEPEKSDSDELESDNSSDTESSTSSSESEQLSSEENEEPSKNIIEKTSEKQNGAVDPKPENNKHATADPSSNVKSNKTIDLRNHLRNRKRNDHVEERNRYKAHVTSQIVSRGPSRSYDQRNSRSDGEREWYRRNHDRKRNNVDREERRREYDRQPRNDIGKRDRYNHKEKDNKIIATISNESTSILDRRKSSKSKVNSRVPSDTLKKQEKLVKEEEVLATTKASLSDSDSDIDTDSRFKQSKNERIGDQIVNAPSRIITSMQLNVNVRPNFGRQTDHHRDRRKDHDLRYASRSDKRVENRRNEPYRKETYFDKTHESTRKKHDHRENNTRERSRDAVQSREFDFVDDSDDEMNKKGLRSFVHSKRQTESKVEKRKSNEHRKNDSIKLKNKSSLNERTDNYRSKENQPRKSKSESSIKFLKKVKKLDVGDESKTTGVSVVFDNDPEKFVKKSKKSLHERLGKTVSKHKASVKLRLGCKDELSSNAWDSDVNSEQDARKFVTKDNGKAKKSVKERLKLKRTSDETDVDLPLEPSRKIVRTSKSDSAVDRMSAEEKLKRKKKEEEIQEKIRKIEERNLASSKKTAKNNEIDLAKNSENKDKELELKIRRIQEKNAAILKRQREIEEDKEKYGKNFNVRSFVLSSKIHERLGKTVSKHKASVKLRLGCKDELSSNAWDSDVNSEQDARKFVTKDNGKAKKSVKERLKLKRTSDETDVDLPLEPSRKIVRTSKSDSAVDRMSAEEKLKRKKKEEEIQEKIRKIEERNLASSKKTAKNNEIDLAKNSENKDKELELKIRRIQEKNAAILKRQREIEEDKEKYGK, from the exons atggcgTCTGATTTTGAg GATGATGAGGATTTGGCCTCTTTACGAAATGCAGCTTTAGCTTCTTTAAATGTc AGATCTGCACAGCCATCACCTTTAACAGTAAATGACCAACAGGATGAGAGTAACAAGAGCAAAGAGGAAGTGAATGATGAAGATGACAATTTAGAAGCATTGAGATTAGCAGCCCTAAAAACTAAGAAAGCTGTAGTTCCACAAGCAGTCACCCCTCAG CCAAGAGGAACTTCTCAAGTACTTTCAGAAGCATCTGGAAATTCTGTTTGTGGAAACAACCTCATATCAATCCCACTAGTTGATACACAAGAAACCAATACTAAAGAAACAGTTGTACCAGAGGTGAAAAAAGAAGTTAGAAATGATAAATTTAGTCGGTTTCAATCTGATTCTGAGTCagaagaggaagaagaagaggatGTTGACAGTATACCGGAGATTGAGCCTTCAGAAAGTTCTGCTGATGAAGTAGCTGATGAAGTAGATGGTAGTGAGGATTCAGATAGTGAGAGCATTGAACAAAGCAGTACTGATGGAGAACCAGAAAAATCAGATTCAGATGAATTGGAATCTGATAATTCTAGTGATACTGAAAGCTCAACTAGTTCCAGTGAATCTGAACAATTGTCTTCTGAAGAAAATGAAGAACcttcaaaaaatattattgaaaagaCTTCTGAAAAGCAAAATGGAGCTGTAGACCCTAAACCTGAAAATAATAAGCATGCAACAGCTGACCCTTCTTCAAATGTTAAGAGTAATAAAACAATTGACCTCAGAAATCATTTACGTAACAGAAAAAGAAATGATCATGTTGAAGAGAGAAATAGATACAAAGCACATGTTACGAGTCAAATTGTTTCTAGGGGACCTTCCAGATCTTATGACCAGCGAAATTCAAGATCTGATGGAGAGCGTGAATGGTACAGACGAAACCATGATAGAAAAAGAAACAATGTAGACAGGGAGGAGCGTAGACGCGAGTATGACAGACAACCTAGAAATGATATTGGTAAAAGAGATCGGTACAATCATAAAGAAAAGGATAACAAAATCATTGCAACAATTTCAAATGAAAGCACCAGTATCTTAGATCGCAGGAAATCGAGCAAATCCAAAGTTAATAGTCGCGTACCCTCAGATACCTTGAAAAAGCAAGAGAAATTAGTAAAAGAAGAAGAAGTGTTAGCAACAACAAAAGCATCGCTAAGTGACTCTGATAGTGACATTGATACTGACTCTAGATTTAAACAATCAAAAAATGAGCGAATAGGTGATCAGATTGTGAATGCCCCATCACGAATAATTACTTCTATGCAACTGAATGTTAATGTGAGACCAAATTTTGGTCGACAAACCGATCATCACAGAGATCGAAGGAAAGATCATGATCTAAGATATGCTTCAAGATCTGATAAAAGAGTAGAAAATCGTAGGAATGAACCATATCGAAAAGAAACCTATTTTGATAAGACACATGAATCTACACGTAAAAAACATGATCATCGGGAAAATAATACTCGTGAAAGAAGTAGAGATGCAGTTCAGTCACGAGAATTTGATTTTGTTGATGATTCAGatgatgaaatgaataaaaaaggCTTACGTAGCTTTGTGCATTCAAAACGTCAAACTGAATCTAAAGTTGAAAAGCGTAAAAGCAATgaacatagaaaaaatgattctataaaattgaaaaataagtCGTCATTGAATGAAAGAACAGATAACTACAGAAGTAAAGAGAACCAACCAAGAAAATCAAAATCTGAAAGTAGtattaagtttttaaaaaaagttaaaaagctTGATGTAGGTGATGAATCAAAAACAACTGGAGTTAGTGTAGTATTTGACAATG ATCCAGAAAAATTTGTTAAGAAGAGTAAAAAGTCATTACATGAACGTCTTGGGAAGACAGTGTCCAAGCACAAAGCATCCGTGAAATTACGACTTGGTTGTAAAGATGAACTTTCATCAAATGCGTGGGATTCTGATGTTAATTCTGAACAGGATGCAAGGAAATTTGTAACAAAAGACAATGGAAAAGCAAAGAAAAGTGTCAAGGAACGTTTGAAATTAAAACGGACCTCTGATGAAACTGATGTTGATTTACCATTAGAACCTAGTAGAAAGATAGTTCGAACTAGTAAGTCTGACAGTGCTGTTGATAGAATGAGTGCGGAGGAAAAATTAAAGCgtaaaaagaaagaagaagaaatccAGGAAAAAATACGAAAAATAGAAGAGAGGAATTTAGCATCTTCCAAAAAAACAGccaaaaataatgaaattgacTTGGCCAAAAACTCTGAAAATAAAGATAAGGAATTAGAATTGAAAATTAGAAGAATTCAAGAAAAAAATGCAGCTATTTTGAAAAGGCAAAGAGAAATTGAAGAAGATAAGGAAAAATatggaaaa AATTTTAACGTTCGCTCATTTGTTTTGAGTTCTAAAATACATGAACGTCTTGGGAAGACAGTGTCCAAGCACAAAGCATCCGTGAAATTACGACTTGGTTGTAAAGATGAACTTTCATCAAATGCGTGGGATTCTGATGTTAATTCTGAACAGGATGCAAGGAAATTTGTAACAAAAGACAATGGAAAAGCAAAGAAAAGTGTCAAGGAACGTTTGAAATTAAAACGGACCTCTGATGAAACTGATGTTGATTTACCATTAGAACCTAGTAGAAAGATAGTTCGAACTAGTAAGTCTGACAGTGCTGTTGATAGAATGAGTGCGGAGGAAAAATTAAAGCgtaaaaagaaagaagaagaaatccAGGAAAAAATACGAAAAATAGAAGAGAGGAATTTAGCATCTTCCAAAAAAACAGccaaaaataatgaaattgacTTGGCCAAAAACTCTGAAAATAAAGATAAGGAATTAGAATTGAAAATTAGAAGAATTCAAGAAAAAAATGCAGCTATTTTGAAAAGGCAAAGAGAAATTGAAGAAGATAAGGAAAAATatggaaaataa